From the genome of Streptomyces xanthophaeus:
CTCGGCCACGTACGGCCCGAGCTGCTCCCCGTACAGCGCGGTGAGCGGCCGGAAGCCGGGGCCGGGCGGTTCCTTCCCGCAGGGGACGGTGAAGAAGGGCCCTACGGCGGCCAGTCGCCGCAGTACGTCGTCCATACCCGAAATGATCTCAGCGGCTCGGGACCAGGGTCAGGCCGGGTCCGGGGTAGCCCCTTCGAGGACCTCCAGGTAGTGCGGGTTGAGCATGATGCCCAGCACATTTCCGAAGGGGTCGGTGACGGCCGCGGTGACGAAGCCGCCGTCTCCGTGGGCGGTCACCGGCTGGTACTCCGTCGCCCCCAGGTCCAGGAGCCGCGCGTGGACCGCGGGGAGATCGTCGACGGCCCAGTAGGCCACCGCGCCGCCCGGGTCCTTCGCCGCGCCCGGCGGGGCGTGGCGGCGGTCGACGATGCCCAGCTCGTGCTGGTAGTCGCCGATCCGGAACTCGGCGTAACCGGGCCGCTCGAAGTACGGGGCGATCCCGAGGAGCTCGGAGTACCAGGCCTTCGCGGCCTCCAGGTCGTCGGCCCAGAAGTTGATCGTCGCAAACCCTCGCAGCATGAACACCCTCCTCGGCGGACACAGGCATCGCTGCGACTCTACGGCGGCCCCCGCGGGGGCCGTAGCAGACCCGGGTGGCGCAGTCGTACCTCCCCCGTGGTGCGACCGCTCACGGACACACCGCCGACGACCATGTGTTCGACGTCCGGGCGGGGCGCCGGACCGGCGGGGCCGCATCCGCGATCCGCGAACGGGGCCTCGCTCGGGATCACCCGACTCTATGCGCATCCTCGCAGGTCAGGCGGGTCCGCGCGGCGATCGGCGGCCATCGGCGCGGCCGTCTGGGGGGCCCATGCCGTGCGCGTGAAGGGATGTCCGTGGATCGTGATTACGGGTGCTCCGAGGCGGGGACCCAAGTGCTCAGAAATCGGTGTCACGCCATTGCCAAATTGGGGGTTCATGAGAGGACTTTAAGGAGCTACATTGAGCCACTCGCGTTCACCTGACAGCCGGTTGCCTTTCACTCGTGTTTTGCACGGGGGGCGACGTCATGGACGCAGACTGTGCAACCACCCCACCGCCCAGAAGGACCGAAGGCTCCGTGCCCGTACCCGTACACCTCGCGGGCCGCACCGTGCGGCTCGAGCCCCTCGCCCCCCACCACACCGAGGCTCTGGCCGTGGCCGGGGCCGAGGATCGTACGACTTACGCCTTCACTCCCGTGCCCCACGGTGTGCAGGCGTCACACGAGTACATCGAACGTGCCCTCGCCGATCAGGCAGCGGGTCGATCGCTCCCGTTCGCGGTGGTCAGAGCCACCGACGGGCGGGTCGTCGGTTCGACCCGGTTCCTGGAACTCGACTACTGGCAGGGGCCTCTGATCTGGCCCGCCGTGCCAGGAGTCCCGTTCGGCGATCCGGCGACGGCGATCCCCGATGCCGCCGAGATCGGCAATACCTGGCTGTCCCCGGGCGCCCAGGGAACCGGCATCAACACCGAGGCGAAGCTGCTCATGCTCCGCCATGCCTTCGAGACCTGGGGGGTACGGCGTATCTCGCTGCGCGCTGATGCGCGCAACGGCCGTTCGAGAGCCGCCATGGAACGTCTGGGCTTCACCTGCGAGGGGGTCCGCCGGGCCCATTCGCGGGGACTGGACGGCGCCGTCCGCAGTACCGCCTTCTACTCGATCCTCGACGAGGAGTGGCCGACCGTGCGGTCGATCATCGAGCTGAGGCTGTCGGCGGGCGCGCAGCGCAAGCGGCGCCGCAAGACCCTGATCCCCGCGTAACCGCCCCGGCCGGACGGAAAAGCGGAAAAACGGTCCTGCCCCGGCGCTCGACCCGACCCCCGACCAGACCCTCGCCCCGGCCCTCGCCGCTGCCTCCTCAGCCGAGGAAGGCCGGGGCGAGGGCCGAGTCCATGAGCCGGGCGGGAGCGCCGCTCCCGTCGGCCGGTACGGCGTACAGGTCGGCACCGAAGTCCCCCGGCAGGGCGTAGACGACGGTCCGGTCGTCGGTCCACACCACCTGGTCGTCCACGCTGCGCTCCTCGGCGAGCGGCGTCTCGGCTCCGGAGGCCAGGTCCAGGGCGTACAGCCGCCACGGCGCCTCGGCCGGCAGGCCCGGCACGCGCTTCTTGAAGACCAGCCGGGTCCCGTCCGGTGACAGCGACGGGCACTCCACGTTCTCGCGCAGGGTGGTCACGGTGCGCTCGCCCAGGTCCCCCCGGACCAGGTGGGTCCGTCCGCCGGTGGCGAGGGTCGCGTAGAAGGTCCGCTCGTCGGCGGCGAAGGTGACCCCCCAGAAGTTGACGTCGGCGCTGCGGTACGGCTTGCCGTCCTTCAGGATCGTGAAGTCTTCCAGCGAGGCGTCGAGCATGCCGGTGCGCAGGTCGAGCACCGAGGTCCGCGTCGAGAAATTCGTACCTGCGTACGAGTCCCCGCCGACGAAGACGGTCCAGGCGGCGAGGTGCCCGCCCGGCGAGACCCGGGCCCGGGTGGGGAGGCCGCCCAGCGGATGTGCGGAGACCTCCTTCAGGCGGGCGTCGAGGACGACCGCCCGGTAGCCCTCCTGGACCCCGCCGCGGTCCGCCTGGAGGCAGATCCCGGTGCCCTGGGCCGCGTGGAAGCGCAGACAGCTCACCCCGGACGCGGTACGCGCCCCGTCCGGCCGGCCGGCCGCGACCGTGGCGAGCTCGTCCCGGTGCGGCCCCCAGGCCATGTTGCGGAACACGATCCGCCGGCCTCCGTCGCCCGGCGCCAGCGAGACCGCGCCCGGATCTACCTGCGGGCCGCCCGGCCGGGCGTGGTCCTTCTCGTCGGCGCGGGAGGAAGCCCGCGAGACGGCGAGCACGCCCACGGCCGCGAGCAGGGCCACGGCGGTGACGAGGATCAGGATCCGGCGCTGGAGCGTCATGGGATGACTCCGGGGCGGGGTGGGGTTCCGGGGGCGGCGCGGGGGCACCATACCCAGCGGCCTGTACAAGAGCCAGGCATGGACGGAGGCGGGTCCGTGAACTCCACCGGGCGTACGGGCGCCAGGCAATGGCCTCCCCCAGGGCACCCCAAGAGTAGGAAAAATGCGGAACCCTGACATGCTTGCGTTCATCCTTCGAACGGAAGGACCCAGCAGTCAGACCACCCCGCCCCTCTGGGGGCAGCAGCAGCCGGAGAGCCACCGCACATGTCGTACGCACCCGACGGGCAGCAGTACCAGCCGTACCGGCCGGAAGGACAGATACCGCAGCCGCCCCAAGGCGACCAGTACGGCCGGCCGTACGGACAGCAGCCGCCGCCCGGCCGCCCCCAGCAACCGTACGGGCAGCAGGACCAGTATGGGCAGCAGCCTCAGTACGCACCGCAGGACCAGTACGGACAGCAGCCGCAGTACGGGCAGCAGGGCCAGTACCAGGAGCCCGAGCCGCCGCGGCGCAGGTCGCGGGGGCGCCGCTGGCTGATCGCGGGCGCCTCGGTGCTCGCTCTCGCCGGTATAGCCGCGCTCGTGCTGAACCACTACGAGATACCCCCGTTCACCGACAAGGGCTCCTCGGTGTCCTTCGGGCAGGCGCCCGCCGGTGGCGGCAAGAAGAGCGACGCTCCGCCGCCGAACTCCAAGATGCTCATGCCGACCGGGCCGGCCTCCGAGTTCAAGAACACGATGACCCTCGCCGACGGCACGCACGTGGCCGTCACCACGCTGGACGGCAAGAAGTCCGGCTTCAAGGGCAAGGTCTGGGTCTGGGCCCCCAAGGAGTACAACGACCCGAAGTTCGCCAAGAGCGGCTTCCCGGTCATGATCGCCCTGCCGGGCGGCGCCGGCTACCCGAGCAACTACTGGATGGGTACCGACCTCGGCCTCCAGACCAGCATCAGCAAGTGGTACGCGGAGGGCAAGAGCAAGCCCTTCATCCTGGCCATGCCGGTCCTCAACCCGGGGCCGGACGACAAGGGCGTCTACTGGGACGGCTCCGACATCCCCGGCCAGCCCAAGATGGGCACCTGGCTGACCGAGGACGTCCCGGACCTGATGAAGGCCAACTTCCGCACCGTCAAGTCCCGTGACGGCTGGGCGTTCATGGGATCCTCCACCGGTGGTTTCGCGGGTCTGAAGGCCGTGCTGAAGCACCCGGACAAGTTCAAGGCCGTGATCGCCTCCGGCCCGGACATCGTCCCGGACTCCTCCCTGTGGAAGGGCCACGACAAGGAGAAGGCCGAGAACAACCCGGAGCTGCTGGCGAAGCAGCTCATCGACACCAAGGGTCCTGAGGTCTACCTCGCCTTCCAGGTCGGCGACAGCGAGAACAACAAGAAGACGCTGCCCGACGTGCAGAAGTTCGTCGCCACCTACGGCAACAAGGGCCCCATCCACGCCGAGTTGAAGGTCATCAAGGGCGGTCAGCACAACGCCAAGACCTATGTGCCCAACATGGGCGAGGGTCCGGTCCAGTTCATCAGCAAGGTCATGGAAGGGCCCGTCGAGTAACGACCGGCTCCCCCGCACCATCGAGCTCCGGCCCGCCGAACACCTTCGGCGGGCCGTCGCCGTTCCAGGCCGCCCAGCCCGGATCGCCCGTCACCGCGAACCGCACCCAGGCCGCGTGCATCTCGTCCGCCAGCGCCTGCGGGGTGTGCGGCCCGGCCAGCCAGGCGGCCTCCGGTACCGCGAGCGTGTCGAACACGAAGCCCAGCTCCAGGGCGTGGCAGGAGCCGAGGCCGGGAACGCCGGAGGGCCAGGCGAACTCGTACAGGAAGCTCGGCGCCCCCCGCCGCGCCCCGGCGAGCCTGCGCAGCGGGTCACGCAGCAGCCGGTCGGTGAGCAGCTGTCCGGCGAGTTCGGCGGGGCCCGCCGCGGGCAGCGCGGCGCGCAGCGCCCGTACCGCCGCCCGGTCCTTGCCGGAGCGGGCGCGGGCCAGCGCCACGGCGAGCGGGCCGAGCCGGTCCAGCAGCCGCATCCCGCCGGTGGGGGCGAGCCACAGCCGGTACTCGTCACGGGTCCAGCCGAGGAGCAGCGGCACCTCGGCGGAGGCGGCCCGGGCGCAGAGGGTGTCGAGGGGGTCGGCCGGGACCGTGTCCCGGTCGGTGACCAGGCCGAAGGCGGGTCCGCCGACGAGCGGGCCGGATCGGCGCAGGACGGCCGCCTGGGCGGCGAGCAGGTCCGGCAGCGCGGTGGCGGTGAAGGCCGCGGCGGTGGCGTCCACCTTGAGCAGCGAGGCCATCCGCCGGACCATGGCGCGGACCCTGGGGCGCGGCAGGACCTCGGGGGGTCCGCTCTGCAGGACGGCCCGGGTGAAGAGCCCGGCGGCGCGCGGAACGGCCAGGAGGGCGCCGACGCTGATGGCCCCGGCGGATTCACCGAAGACGGTGACCCGGTCGGGGTCCCCTCCGAAGGCCCCGATGTTGTCGCGGACCCATTCCAGGGCGGCGATCTGGTCCAGCAGGCCCCGGTTGGCGGGGGCGTCGGGGAAGAGTCCGTAACCGAGGACGCCGAGGCGGAAGTTGAAGGAGACCAGCACGACCCCGTCGCGGGCGAAGGCGGAGCCGTCGTACACGGGGACGGCCGAGGAGCCGCGGGTGTGGGCCCCGCCGTGGATCCAGACCATGACGGGCAGCCGGGCCGCCGGCGCCGGGTCGGGGGTCCACACGTTCACGTTCAGGCAGTCGTCCCCGGGGATCACCGGGTCGGGGAGCAGGGCGGCGAACGTGTCCGGGTACGGCACCTTGGGCGCGGTCGGCCCGTAGGCGGCGGCATCGCGTACGCCGTCCCAGGCGGCCGGGGGTGCGGGCGCCGCGAAGCGCAGGGCTCCGACGGGCGGGGCCGCGTACGGGATGCCCAGGAAGACGGCGGTCCCCCCGGGCCCGGTCCGGCCCTCGACGACGCCGGCCGCGGCCTTGACCCGCGGGCGGCGGCGGCCGTCGGCCGCGCCCTCTGCGCTCATCTCGTCCTCCTGCGATGACGGTGCCGGTCGCATCGCCGCACCGTCGCACAGCCGTCCAACGGGTGACAAGGCGTGACCGGGTCCGTGCCCGGCCCGGTTGGACGGGCATGCGATTCCTGCGTATCCACCATGCCGTGCCCGTCGCCCTGCTGCTCGCGGGGGCCGCGCTCGTGTCCGGCCCGGCCCTGGCCGCCGGCCCGGACTTCCAGTACGTCGGCCAGGACGACCGGGTCCACGGCCTCACCGCGCCGAGGGGGTGCGTCGCGGCGGAGGGCGGCGGCGCCCGGGCGGTCACCAACGGGACCCGGAGCTCGGCGACCCTCTACGAGGGTCCCGGGTGCTCCGGCCGGGTCCTGCGGGTCCTGCGGCCCGGAGAGGTCGGCCAGGTGCGGCCGTACTTCGCCTCCGTCCGGTTTTCCGTCACCAGGTAGGCGCACGGGCCGTGACCCCTTGGCCTCCCCCGCGTTGTATGCCATGTCAAATGCCACAGGTTCTGTGGCGCCCCACATATCTCATGAGGAGATCTTGATGTCGCGTATCGCGAAGGCATTCGCCATCACCGCTGTCACCGGCAGCGCCGTGGTCGCCGGTGCGGGTCTGGCAGTCGCCGATGCCGGAGCGCACGGTGCGGCGGTCGGCTCCCCCGGTGTCCTGTCGGGCAACCTGCTCCAGGTTCCGGTGCACGTCCCGGTCAACGTCTGCGGCAACACCGTGAACGTGATCGCCCTGCTGAACCCGGCGTTCGGCAACACCTGCGTCAACGCCTCCGGCGGCGGCGACCACCACACCGAGGGTGGCGACTACGGCCACTGATCGCCTGACCGGGTGATCGACTGATCGACGGAAGGGCCCCCGCCACCCGGCGGGGGCCCTTTCCCGTGCCGGCCGCGTGCGCAGAGGCCGTTCGGGTGAGCGTCATTCGTAGCGGTACAGGCCCTGGTGGCCGGACATCTCGCGCGGGGTGATGTTCCACGGCGGCATCGGCTCGTCGAGGGCGATCACCCGGCCGCGCTGGAGGTCGCCGACGGCGAGCGGGGCGGCGGGCAGGTAGCCGGAACCGGGGTGCTTCTGCTGCCAGCGGTCCCAGACCAGGTCGACGAAGGCGTGGTGCAGCCAGAACGCCGGGTCGTTGGGCGCCGTACCGCCGGTCATGTGGCCGCCGATCCACTGGTGGACCTTGTTGTGGTTGCGCCAGCGCTCGCTCCTGGGTGCCGACCAGCCCTCCAGCTTGTTGCGGAAGCCGCCGGCCGTGGCCGTGGAGTCCCAGGGGGAGACGTCGTACGTCGGGTCGTCGATCGCCCACTGGAGTTCGGCCGCGGTGGGCAGGGTGATCGGATTCTGCGGCCGGCCGAGGTTGCGGGTGAGGAAGGCGGACTCGGTGATGCCCACGGTCACCGTCCAGTTGCCCGTGTCGTAGGCGAACGGCCCGGTCATCACCTTGCGGTCGCTCGCCCGGCCGGTGCCGCCGAGGAAGTCGTCGGCCCAGAGGGAGGAGACCGGGCTGTTGTCGGTGGTCCAGTCCCAGTACGGGACGCTCACGCCCGGGTCGATCTCCTGCAGCTGGCGCTCGAACTCCAGCAGGTAGCGCCGGTGCCACGGGAAGAAGGACGGGGACATGTGCCCGACGCGCAGCTTGCGGTCGCGGTCGGGCACGAAGTACTTGTCATGGGTGCGCACGAGGGCGTCGTAGGCGCCGTCGCGCTTGAGCTCCAGCACCGCCGCCGTGAACCGCTTCTTCTGGGCGCTGGTGAGGTTCTTCTGGTTCTGCCGGGTGTGCAACGCGGGGCTCCTCCCGTTCCCGTGGGTCAGTCAGCCGTGGTGCGGGGCCGCGAAGGCGAGCTGGGCGGTGCCCAGCTCGTCGACGGCGGCCCGGGCCAGTTCCAGTGGCGTGGCGTAGGACTGGAAGTGGTTGATCCCGCTGAGGTAGCTGCCGTCGGCCCGGCGCATGACGTGCAGGGGGCGGCCGTCGATCCGGACCCCGGCGACGTCGACGGCGATGTGCCGGCCGCGGTAGGTCTCCTCCTCGGCGAGCGGCGCCGGGGTGAGGGTCTGCCGGGGACGGCGGGCGCGCAGTACGGGGGCCAGGGCCGCGGCCGTGCCGGCGAGCACGGTCGCGGTGAAGACCGTACGCAGGACCGCGCGGCGGGTCAGTGGTGCGGCGGGCGATGCTGCGGACATACGGTCTCCCTCGCTCGGTGGCCGGCGGCTACGGGTCTAACGCCGCGCGGCGGGCGAGGTCACCCGTGGGCGCCGCGGAGCTGCTTGTAGAAGAGGGTCGTGGGGTGGAGCCGGCCCGCCGGGTCGGTGGCGTAGTCGGGGATGGTGCCGGCCTCCGTCCAGCCCGCGGAGCGGTAGACCCGCTCGGCTCCGCTGCCCGTCTCGGTGTCCAGGAACAGCAGCACGACCCCGGCCCGGGAGGCGGCCGACTCGGCCTCGGCGAGCAGGGCCCGGGCGGTGCCCCGGCCGCGGGCGGCCGGGTGGACCATGAGTTTGCGCAGCTCGGCGCGGTGGCGGCCGTTCGGCTTGGTCTCCCGGTACCAGCTGACGGTGCCGTCGATCCTGCCGTCGCCGCCGGTGCGGGAGACCCACAGCGCGAGGGAGCCGTCCTCGACGGCGGGCAGCAGGGAGTCCCACCAGGCGGCGGCTCCCTGGTGGTCGAGGCCGGCGAGGAAGCCGAGGGACGATCCGCCGTCGACCACGGCGAGCAGCAGGGCGGCGAGTTCGTCGCGGTGGGCGCGGAGGCCGGTGGCGGAGAGCGCGGTGATGGTGGCCCTCATGGGGCGAGGATAAGGACCGGCGCGCAGCCCGCCCGAGGCGGGGCGGACTGCGGGTCGCCTCCGGGCGGGGGTCGCGTACACCTCCTCGCGCAGCAGCGGCGGGAACTCCCCATCGCGAAGGAGGCGATGAGGACCAGCAGCGACGGGTCGTGGTCCCGGTGGAGGACGTGCGGCACAGCGCCTCTCGCAGGAGGCGGACGGGGCGCACGGGGACCCGTCGGCGCCGCGCCCGCATCGGCCGTTCGGCCAGGGTCCCGGCCGGCCCGGGGCGGGCGGGCCGGCCGGGACCGGGGCTACGGCGCGGGGAGTTCCGCGAAGTCCGCGACCAGGCCGCGGTGGTGGCCCGCCGTGCCGAGGGCCAGGGAGTCGGCCTTGGCCCGCTTGAGGTAGAGGTGGGCCGGGTGTTCCCAGGTCATACCGATGCCGCCGTGCAGTTGTACGCACTCCTCGGCGGCGCGGACGGCCACGCCCGAGCAGTAGGCCTGGGCCACGGCGACCGTCAGCGGGGCGTCGGGGGCCGCGGTGGCCAGGGCGTCGGCCGCGGCCCTCGCCGCCGCGCGCGCGGAGGCCACGTCGAGCCAGAGCCGGGCGAGGCGGTGCTTGAGGGCCTGGAAGGAGCCGACGGGCCGGTTGAACTGGTGCCGGCCCCGGACGTGGCCGACCGTCTCCGTCAGGCACCACTCGGCGAGCCCGAGCTGCTCGGAGGCGAGCAGTCCGGCACCGGAGAGCAGGGCTCCGGCGACGGCCGCCCGGGCCGTTCCGGCATCGGCGAGACGGGTGCCGGCCGCGGCCTCCAGGGTGACGGTGGCGAGGGGGCGGGTCAGGTCCAGCGGGATCTGCGGGGTCAGCCGCGCCGAGGCGGCCGGGACGGCGTAGAGCCCGGTGTCGGCCAGGACCAGCAGGACGTCGGCGGCCACCGCGTCCGCCACGGAGGTGACCGTGCCGGTCA
Proteins encoded in this window:
- a CDS encoding TolB family protein produces the protein MTLQRRILILVTAVALLAAVGVLAVSRASSRADEKDHARPGGPQVDPGAVSLAPGDGGRRIVFRNMAWGPHRDELATVAAGRPDGARTASGVSCLRFHAAQGTGICLQADRGGVQEGYRAVVLDARLKEVSAHPLGGLPTRARVSPGGHLAAWTVFVGGDSYAGTNFSTRTSVLDLRTGMLDASLEDFTILKDGKPYRSADVNFWGVTFAADERTFYATLATGGRTHLVRGDLGERTVTTLRENVECPSLSPDGTRLVFKKRVPGLPAEAPWRLYALDLASGAETPLAEERSVDDQVVWTDDRTVVYALPGDFGADLYAVPADGSGAPARLMDSALAPAFLG
- a CDS encoding carboxylesterase/lipase family protein; translation: MSAEGAADGRRRPRVKAAAGVVEGRTGPGGTAVFLGIPYAAPPVGALRFAAPAPPAAWDGVRDAAAYGPTAPKVPYPDTFAALLPDPVIPGDDCLNVNVWTPDPAPAARLPVMVWIHGGAHTRGSSAVPVYDGSAFARDGVVLVSFNFRLGVLGYGLFPDAPANRGLLDQIAALEWVRDNIGAFGGDPDRVTVFGESAGAISVGALLAVPRAAGLFTRAVLQSGPPEVLPRPRVRAMVRRMASLLKVDATAAAFTATALPDLLAAQAAVLRRSGPLVGGPAFGLVTDRDTVPADPLDTLCARAASAEVPLLLGWTRDEYRLWLAPTGGMRLLDRLGPLAVALARARSGKDRAAVRALRAALPAAGPAELAGQLLTDRLLRDPLRRLAGARRGAPSFLYEFAWPSGVPGLGSCHALELGFVFDTLAVPEAAWLAGPHTPQALADEMHAAWVRFAVTGDPGWAAWNGDGPPKVFGGPELDGAGEPVVTRRALP
- a CDS encoding acyl-CoA dehydrogenase family protein, whose translation is MTTTAAPADLLYSGTEEELRSAVRALLTDRCDAKSVLDRAETGRPHDPALWHTLAAEIGAAGLLVPEKHGGQGASHREAAVVLEELGRAVAPVPYLTSAVLATEILLACDTAEAAPLLRELASGSTVCVPAVPLTLAPGAPLPAPVRDLGDGSLTGTVTSVADAVAADVLLVLADTGLYAVPAASARLTPQIPLDLTRPLATVTLEAAAGTRLADAGTARAAVAGALLSGAGLLASEQLGLAEWCLTETVGHVRGRHQFNRPVGSFQALKHRLARLWLDVASARAAARAAADALATAAPDAPLTVAVAQAYCSGVAVRAAEECVQLHGGIGMTWEHPAHLYLKRAKADSLALGTAGHHRGLVADFAELPAP
- a CDS encoding VOC family protein, with the protein product MLRGFATINFWADDLEAAKAWYSELLGIAPYFERPGYAEFRIGDYQHELGIVDRRHAPPGAAKDPGGAVAYWAVDDLPAVHARLLDLGATEYQPVTAHGDGGFVTAAVTDPFGNVLGIMLNPHYLEVLEGATPDPA
- a CDS encoding tyrosinase family oxidase copper chaperone, producing MSAASPAAPLTRRAVLRTVFTATVLAGTAAALAPVLRARRPRQTLTPAPLAEEETYRGRHIAVDVAGVRIDGRPLHVMRRADGSYLSGINHFQSYATPLELARAAVDELGTAQLAFAAPHHG
- a CDS encoding GNAT family N-acetyltransferase, giving the protein MRATITALSATGLRAHRDELAALLLAVVDGGSSLGFLAGLDHQGAAAWWDSLLPAVEDGSLALWVSRTGGDGRIDGTVSWYRETKPNGRHRAELRKLMVHPAARGRGTARALLAEAESAASRAGVVLLFLDTETGSGAERVYRSAGWTEAGTIPDYATDPAGRLHPTTLFYKQLRGAHG
- a CDS encoding chaplin, with the protein product MSRIAKAFAITAVTGSAVVAGAGLAVADAGAHGAAVGSPGVLSGNLLQVPVHVPVNVCGNTVNVIALLNPAFGNTCVNASGGGDHHTEGGDYGH
- a CDS encoding alpha/beta hydrolase, with the translated sequence MSYAPDGQQYQPYRPEGQIPQPPQGDQYGRPYGQQPPPGRPQQPYGQQDQYGQQPQYAPQDQYGQQPQYGQQGQYQEPEPPRRRSRGRRWLIAGASVLALAGIAALVLNHYEIPPFTDKGSSVSFGQAPAGGGKKSDAPPPNSKMLMPTGPASEFKNTMTLADGTHVAVTTLDGKKSGFKGKVWVWAPKEYNDPKFAKSGFPVMIALPGGAGYPSNYWMGTDLGLQTSISKWYAEGKSKPFILAMPVLNPGPDDKGVYWDGSDIPGQPKMGTWLTEDVPDLMKANFRTVKSRDGWAFMGSSTGGFAGLKAVLKHPDKFKAVIASGPDIVPDSSLWKGHDKEKAENNPELLAKQLIDTKGPEVYLAFQVGDSENNKKTLPDVQKFVATYGNKGPIHAELKVIKGGQHNAKTYVPNMGEGPVQFISKVMEGPVE
- a CDS encoding tyrosinase family protein produces the protein MHTRQNQKNLTSAQKKRFTAAVLELKRDGAYDALVRTHDKYFVPDRDRKLRVGHMSPSFFPWHRRYLLEFERQLQEIDPGVSVPYWDWTTDNSPVSSLWADDFLGGTGRASDRKVMTGPFAYDTGNWTVTVGITESAFLTRNLGRPQNPITLPTAAELQWAIDDPTYDVSPWDSTATAGGFRNKLEGWSAPRSERWRNHNKVHQWIGGHMTGGTAPNDPAFWLHHAFVDLVWDRWQQKHPGSGYLPAAPLAVGDLQRGRVIALDEPMPPWNITPREMSGHQGLYRYE
- a CDS encoding GNAT family N-acetyltransferase encodes the protein MPVPVHLAGRTVRLEPLAPHHTEALAVAGAEDRTTYAFTPVPHGVQASHEYIERALADQAAGRSLPFAVVRATDGRVVGSTRFLELDYWQGPLIWPAVPGVPFGDPATAIPDAAEIGNTWLSPGAQGTGINTEAKLLMLRHAFETWGVRRISLRADARNGRSRAAMERLGFTCEGVRRAHSRGLDGAVRSTAFYSILDEEWPTVRSIIELRLSAGAQRKRRRKTLIPA